In one window of uncultured Fusobacterium sp. DNA:
- the aroC gene encoding chorismate synthase — protein MGANWGHNLRLSIFGESHGKAIGINIDGIPGGIELNMERIEKDMKRRAPGRNNFSTQRKEKDEIEILSGVYEGKTTGAPLCAIIRNEDKRSKDYSLLKEVMRPSHSDYPAYVKYHGYNDVRGGGHFSGRITAPLVFAGGIAKEILSKKGIYIGAQIKKIKNIEIESLNSLTLENFQKLAEKEMAILDDEKILEVKEEIEKVRKDQDSIGGIIECYAIGLPSGIGEPFFDSLESTIAHLAFSIPAVKGIEFGKGFDITSLYGSEANDEYCYQNGRVTCKSNNNGGILGGISTGMPVIFRVAIKPTPSISKIQKTINVKTKEECELAIEGRHDPCIVPRAVVVIEAIMALALLENLYEGRDKYE, from the coding sequence ATGGGAGCAAATTGGGGACATAATTTAAGGTTATCTATTTTTGGAGAATCTCATGGAAAGGCTATAGGAATAAATATTGATGGAATTCCTGGAGGAATAGAATTAAATATGGAGAGAATAGAAAAGGATATGAAAAGAAGAGCTCCAGGAAGAAATAATTTTTCCACGCAAAGAAAAGAAAAAGATGAAATAGAGATTTTAAGTGGAGTATATGAGGGAAAAACAACAGGTGCTCCACTATGTGCTATTATAAGAAATGAGGATAAAAGATCAAAAGATTATTCTTTATTAAAAGAAGTAATGAGACCAAGCCATAGTGATTATCCTGCTTATGTAAAGTATCATGGCTATAATGATGTAAGAGGTGGAGGACATTTTTCTGGGAGAATAACTGCTCCTTTAGTTTTTGCTGGGGGAATAGCAAAAGAGATTTTATCTAAAAAAGGAATCTATATAGGGGCACAAATAAAAAAGATAAAAAATATAGAAATAGAAAGTTTAAATTCACTAACTTTAGAAAATTTTCAAAAATTAGCTGAAAAGGAGATGGCTATTTTAGATGATGAAAAGATATTGGAAGTGAAAGAAGAGATAGAGAAAGTTAGAAAAGATCAGGATTCTATTGGAGGTATAATAGAGTGTTATGCAATAGGATTACCTTCTGGAATAGGAGAACCTTTTTTTGATTCGCTAGAAAGTACAATAGCACATCTAGCTTTTTCTATTCCTGCAGTAAAAGGAATAGAGTTTGGAAAGGGATTTGATATAACTTCTTTATATGGAAGTGAAGCTAATGATGAATATTGTTATCAAAATGGTAGGGTTACATGCAAAAGTAATAATAATGGTGGAATTTTAGGAGGAATCTCAACAGGAATGCCAGTTATTTTTAGAGTAGCTATAAAACCGACACCTTCTATATCCAAAATACAAAAAACAATAAATGTTAAAACTAAAGAAGAGTGTGAGCTTGCAATAGAGGGAAGACATGATCCTTGTATTGTTCCAAGAGCAGTAGTGGTTATAGAAGCAATAATGGCGTTAGCCCTACTAGAAAATTTATATGAAGGAAGGGATAAATATGAGTAA
- a CDS encoding polysaccharide deacetylase family protein translates to MNILMALSQLEVTGAEVYGVTLSNELIKRGNNVTIVSDTLTKKFDGEYIKIEFNKRGLFQRINQVISLLKIIKEKDIQVVHAHSRASSWSCEIACKIAKIPLITTTHGRQPVHLSRKIFKAFGRETITVCENIKKHLINELGVDKNKIKVLRNPIDTSYYPFVYSDLKKDNKIVSIIGRLSGPKGEVAYKVLETLENVSNISIQVIGGKEIPEKFNKFLNKSNIKFLGYVNDIPEKIKNSDLVIGAGRVGVEAILSGKPLIAIGEAQYIGLVSPDNLIPALESNFGDINFENKNIFHWDNLLEDIEKGFLLSKSELLDLGENIQTEFDLNIIVEKIENIYARNYVLTKKYEIPVIMYHRVIRDKSEGGVHGIYVTESQFEKHLKYLKQKGFETITFKDLLNNKYKDRFNRGKKQIILTFDDGYTDNYNYAFPLLKKYGFKCVIYLLSHLNYNKWDVEVKENPEHKFELMDMSMIKEMEEYGIEFGGHTKTHPKLATLPIEIAQEEILTSKKVLEEKLGHALISFAYPYGNLNEDVKKIVKNSGYNFAVATDSGDISFSEDLFQIRRIGIFSTNNFFTFKRKVSGKYNFIKIKREKKEKRHI, encoded by the coding sequence ATGAATATACTTATGGCTCTTTCTCAACTTGAAGTAACAGGAGCAGAGGTTTATGGAGTCACTTTAAGTAATGAACTAATTAAGCGTGGAAATAATGTAACAATAGTTTCTGATACTTTAACAAAAAAATTTGATGGAGAATATATAAAAATAGAATTTAACAAAAGAGGATTATTTCAAAGAATAAATCAAGTTATTTCTCTTCTAAAAATAATAAAAGAAAAAGATATTCAAGTAGTACATGCTCACTCAAGAGCTTCTTCTTGGAGTTGTGAAATTGCTTGTAAAATTGCTAAAATACCTCTTATTACCACTACTCATGGAAGACAACCAGTTCATCTTAGTAGAAAAATTTTTAAAGCATTTGGTAGAGAAACAATAACAGTTTGTGAAAATATAAAAAAACATTTAATAAACGAATTAGGAGTAGATAAAAATAAAATAAAAGTTCTAAGAAATCCTATTGATACAAGTTATTATCCTTTTGTTTATTCAGATTTAAAAAAAGATAATAAAATAGTTTCTATTATAGGTAGACTTTCTGGTCCTAAAGGAGAAGTTGCTTATAAAGTTTTAGAAACTCTTGAAAATGTTTCAAACATTTCAATTCAAGTTATTGGTGGTAAAGAGATACCAGAAAAATTTAATAAGTTTTTAAATAAAAGTAATATTAAATTCCTTGGTTATGTTAATGATATTCCTGAAAAAATAAAAAATTCAGATTTAGTTATTGGAGCTGGAAGAGTAGGTGTAGAAGCTATCCTTTCTGGTAAGCCATTAATAGCTATTGGAGAGGCTCAATACATTGGTCTTGTAAGCCCTGATAATTTAATCCCTGCTTTAGAATCTAATTTTGGAGATATTAATTTCGAAAATAAAAATATCTTTCATTGGGATAACTTACTTGAAGACATAGAAAAAGGATTTTTATTATCTAAAAGTGAATTGCTAGACCTTGGAGAAAATATTCAAACTGAATTTGATTTAAATATAATTGTTGAAAAAATAGAAAATATTTATGCTCGTAATTATGTATTAACTAAAAAATATGAAATTCCTGTTATTATGTACCATAGAGTTATACGTGATAAAAGTGAAGGAGGAGTTCATGGTATCTATGTAACTGAATCTCAATTTGAAAAACATTTAAAATATCTTAAACAAAAAGGATTCGAAACTATAACATTTAAAGATCTTTTAAATAATAAATATAAAGATCGTTTTAATAGAGGAAAAAAACAGATAATCTTAACTTTTGATGATGGTTATACTGATAATTATAACTATGCTTTCCCTCTTTTAAAAAAATATGGTTTTAAATGTGTAATTTATTTACTTTCTCATCTAAACTATAATAAATGGGATGTTGAAGTTAAAGAAAATCCTGAACATAAATTTGAGCTAATGGATATGAGTATGATAAAAGAGATGGAAGAGTATGGAATTGAATTTGGAGGACATACAAAAACTCATCCTAAATTAGCAACTCTTCCTATAGAAATAGCTCAAGAGGAAATTTTAACTTCAAAAAAAGTATTGGAAGAAAAATTAGGACATGCTCTTATATCCTTTGCTTATCCATATGGAAATTTAAACGAAGATGTTAAAAAAATAGTTAAAAACTCTGGTTATAATTTTGCTGTAGCAACAGATTCTGGAGATATTTCATTTTCTGAAGACCTATTTCAAATTAGAAGAATCGGAATTTTTTCTACTAATAACTTTTTTACATTTAAAAGAAAAGTTTCTGGAAAATATAATTTTATAAAAATTAAAAGAGAAAAAAAAGAAAAAAGACATATTTAA
- the aroE gene encoding shikimate dehydrogenase translates to MSKYGLVGEKLGHSLSPTIHENIFKNIEKNGEYSLYEIPRDEKIVETMLKKGVEGFNVTIPYKEKVINELDFISEEAEKIGAVNLVQIKSGKSYGYNSDYYGVIKMFEKHNIILKNKRCYILGSGGAAKSVIVALYDLGAKEIVVVTRDVVKKRRELINRFKKIEVISYEDIIGGDIIINTTPIGMYPNIDSSPVTEDIIKRFDIAVDVIYNPKKTKFLLLAEKNGLKCVNGITMLVEQAIKSEKLWQGVEIEDKVGDKIEKIIENILEEKK, encoded by the coding sequence ATGAGTAAATATGGTCTTGTTGGAGAAAAATTAGGACATTCACTTTCACCAACTATTCATGAAAATATTTTCAAAAATATAGAAAAAAATGGAGAATATTCACTTTATGAAATTCCTAGAGATGAAAAAATAGTAGAAACTATGTTGAAAAAAGGAGTTGAAGGTTTTAATGTAACAATTCCTTATAAAGAGAAAGTCATAAATGAGTTAGATTTTATTTCGGAAGAAGCTGAGAAAATTGGAGCTGTTAATTTGGTACAGATAAAATCTGGAAAAAGTTATGGCTATAATAGTGATTATTATGGTGTAATTAAGATGTTTGAAAAACATAACATTATACTAAAAAATAAAAGGTGTTATATTTTAGGTAGTGGAGGTGCAGCAAAATCTGTAATAGTAGCTTTATATGATTTAGGAGCTAAAGAGATTGTTGTTGTAACTAGAGATGTAGTAAAAAAGAGAAGAGAACTTATAAACAGATTTAAGAAAATTGAGGTTATTTCTTATGAAGATATAATAGGTGGAGACATTATTATTAATACTACTCCTATTGGTATGTATCCTAATATTGATAGCTCTCCTGTAACTGAAGATATAATAAAAAGATTTGATATAGCTGTAGACGTTATTTATAATCCTAAAAAGACAAAATTTTTGTTGTTAGCTGAAAAAAATGGATTAAAATGTGTAAATGGGATAACAATGTTGGTAGAACAAGCTATAAAAAGTGAAAAGTTATGGCAAGGAGTGGAAATAGAGGATAAAGTTGGAGATAAAATTGAAAAAATCATAGAAAATATATTGGAGGAAAAGAAATGA
- a CDS encoding type III pantothenate kinase — protein MLITIDIGNTHIVTGIFDEKGNILLTFRVSTNDKLTEDEYFSYFRNISKFNGIEIAKVSGIVVSSVVPNLITIFQFFGRKYFNIEPMLVDLNLKLDFTFDKRVNPTGFGADRIANIAQALKEYPHKNLITLDLGTATTYEVLKENVYIGGGILPGIEMSINALCGNTAKLPKVKFSNPETVLGYDTISAIQAGIFYGYAGQIKHIIKKIKEEVGEECFVVATGGLGKILSAEIDEIDVYEADLSIKGLYTLYLANK, from the coding sequence ATGCTTATAACTATTGATATTGGAAATACTCATATTGTAACTGGAATTTTTGATGAAAAAGGAAATATTCTTCTAACTTTTAGAGTTTCTACTAATGATAAATTAACAGAAGATGAATATTTCTCATATTTTAGAAATATATCAAAGTTCAATGGAATTGAGATTGCAAAGGTTAGTGGAATAGTTGTTTCCTCTGTTGTTCCAAATCTAATAACAATATTTCAATTCTTTGGAAGAAAATATTTTAATATAGAGCCTATGTTAGTAGACTTAAATTTAAAATTAGATTTTACTTTTGACAAAAGAGTAAATCCAACAGGATTTGGAGCTGATAGAATAGCTAATATTGCTCAAGCTTTAAAAGAATATCCTCATAAAAATCTAATAACTTTAGACTTAGGAACTGCAACTACTTATGAGGTTTTAAAAGAAAATGTATATATTGGTGGAGGTATTCTTCCAGGAATAGAGATGAGTATAAATGCTCTTTGTGGAAATACTGCCAAATTACCTAAAGTTAAATTTTCTAATCCTGAAACAGTTTTAGGATATGATACTATTTCTGCTATACAAGCAGGTATTTTCTACGGATATGCAGGACAAATAAAGCATATTATTAAGAAAATAAAGGAAGAAGTTGGAGAAGAATGTTTTGTTGTAGCTACTGGAGGATTAGGAAAAATACTTTCTGCTGAAATAGATGAAATTGATGTCTATGAAGCCGATTTAAGTATTAAAGGACTTTATACTCTTTATTTAGCTAACAAATAA
- a CDS encoding Cof-type HAD-IIB family hydrolase, which produces MKYRAVVSDLDGTLLNGEHRFSEKTKEIIKKVKESGRKIFIATGRHHLDALKLKKQLGLDSYLISSNGARIHNEHNEVVYEKNIDKDIVDFILSKECDKNISRHVYTEDHWYVEKEREEFKRYHQESGFYYTIKNFDEIEKNKVVKIFFISETHIGLQELESYFEETLKGKVSITLSGPDCLELMAFNVSKGEAIKNVMERLDIPLNEVIAFGDGLNDYEMLSEVGKGLLMGNAAERLKAKLPNNEIIEKNIDDGVAKYLEKNLLSEKM; this is translated from the coding sequence ATGAAGTACAGAGCAGTGGTTAGTGATTTAGATGGAACACTTTTAAATGGGGAACATAGATTTTCTGAAAAGACTAAAGAGATCATAAAAAAAGTAAAAGAGAGTGGAAGAAAAATATTTATAGCAACTGGAAGACATCATTTAGATGCTTTAAAATTAAAAAAACAATTGGGATTAGATTCTTATCTTATTAGTTCTAACGGAGCTAGAATTCATAATGAACATAATGAAGTAGTGTATGAAAAAAATATTGATAAAGATATAGTTGACTTTATATTATCTAAAGAGTGTGATAAAAATATATCTAGACATGTTTATACGGAAGATCATTGGTATGTTGAAAAAGAGAGAGAAGAGTTTAAGAGATATCACCAAGAAAGTGGATTTTATTATACAATTAAAAATTTTGATGAAATAGAAAAAAATAAAGTGGTAAAAATATTTTTTATAAGTGAAACTCATATTGGATTACAAGAGTTAGAAAGTTATTTTGAAGAGACTTTAAAAGGAAAAGTTTCTATAACACTATCTGGTCCAGATTGCTTAGAATTAATGGCATTTAATGTTTCAAAAGGGGAAGCTATAAAAAATGTGATGGAAAGATTAGATATTCCTTTAAATGAAGTAATAGCTTTTGGTGATGGATTAAATGATTATGAGATGTTAAGTGAAGTTGGTAAAGGATTACTTATGGGAAATGCAGCAGAAAGATTAAAAGCCAAATTACCTAATAATGAGATAATAGAAAAAAATATAGATGATGGGGTAGCTAAATACTTAGAAAAAAATTTATTATCAGAAAAGATGTGA
- a CDS encoding aminopeptidase: MDNRILKLAKNLVSHSCRVEKGEKVLIEIYGDTPKLLAKALVKEVSSVGGLPFVTIKDQSIIRELLKNGTKEQIELMAKYELERMKDMDCYIGVRGSDNTAELSDVDDEKMRLYSEYFMMPVHIKERVNNTKWVILRYPNNSMAQLANTSLEAFEDFYFDVCCLDYSKMEKAMDSLAKLLEKSDKVRIIGPGTDISFSIKGIPNVKCFGRRNIPDGELYTAPIKNSVNGIISYNTPSVYEGTTFENIVFEFKDGKIVNATSNNTAKLNEILNSDEGARYIGEFAFGVNPYILKPMKDTLFDEKISGSIHFTPGQAYKLADNGNKSSIHWDLVLIQRPEFGGGEIWIDDVLVRKDGVFVLEELKVLNPENLK; the protein is encoded by the coding sequence ATGGATAATAGAATTTTAAAATTAGCTAAAAATCTTGTTTCTCATTCTTGTAGAGTAGAAAAGGGAGAAAAAGTTCTTATAGAAATATATGGAGATACACCTAAACTTTTAGCTAAAGCTTTAGTTAAAGAGGTTAGTTCAGTTGGAGGGCTTCCATTTGTTACAATAAAAGATCAAAGTATAATTAGAGAATTATTAAAAAATGGAACTAAAGAACAAATAGAACTAATGGCTAAATATGAACTTGAAAGAATGAAAGATATGGATTGTTATATTGGAGTTAGAGGTAGTGATAATACTGCTGAGCTTTCTGATGTTGATGATGAAAAAATGAGACTTTACTCTGAATACTTTATGATGCCTGTACATATTAAAGAAAGAGTAAATAACACTAAGTGGGTAATTTTAAGATATCCAAATAATTCAATGGCTCAACTTGCTAATACATCTTTAGAGGCATTTGAAGATTTTTATTTTGATGTTTGTTGTTTAGATTATTCTAAAATGGAAAAAGCTATGGATTCTCTTGCTAAACTTTTAGAAAAATCTGATAAAGTTAGAATAATTGGACCAGGAACTGACATCTCTTTTTCAATCAAAGGTATTCCTAATGTAAAATGTTTTGGACGTAGAAATATACCTGATGGAGAACTTTATACTGCCCCTATTAAAAACAGTGTAAATGGTATTATCTCTTATAACACACCTTCTGTTTATGAAGGAACTACTTTTGAAAATATAGTTTTTGAGTTTAAAGATGGAAAAATTGTAAATGCTACTTCTAATAATACAGCAAAACTTAATGAGATTTTAAATTCTGACGAGGGTGCTAGATATATTGGAGAATTTGCTTTTGGAGTAAACCCATATATTTTAAAGCCTATGAAAGATACACTTTTTGATGAAAAAATCTCTGGAAGTATTCACTTTACTCCTGGACAAGCTTATAAATTAGCTGATAACGGTAATAAATCTAGTATTCATTGGGATTTAGTTCTTATTCAAAGACCTGAATTTGGTGGAGGAGAAATTTGGATAGATGATGTTCTTGTAAGAAAAGATGGAGTATTTGTTCTTGAAGAATTAAAAGTTTTAAATCCTGAAAACTTAAAATAA
- the aroQ gene encoding type II 3-dehydroquinate dehydratase, with amino-acid sequence MKIMILNGPNINFLGIREKEIYGKENYEDICNNLKKEGEKLNIDVNIYQSNIEGELINFLQRAYFEKYDGIIMNPGAYTHTSIALYDALKSIEIPTIEVHISNVYKREEFRHKSITAPACIGQICGLGSEGYLLALQYFSKTLKNK; translated from the coding sequence ATGAAAATAATGATTTTAAATGGTCCAAATATAAATTTTTTAGGAATAAGAGAAAAAGAGATTTATGGAAAAGAAAATTATGAAGATATATGTAACAATTTAAAAAAAGAGGGAGAGAAGTTAAATATAGATGTAAATATCTATCAAAGTAATATAGAGGGAGAACTTATAAATTTTTTACAGAGAGCTTATTTTGAAAAATATGATGGAATAATTATGAATCCAGGAGCTTATACTCACACTTCAATAGCTCTTTATGATGCATTGAAAAGTATTGAGATTCCAACTATAGAGGTGCATATTTCAAATGTTTACAAAAGAGAAGAATTTAGACATAAATCTATTACAGCCCCAGCTTGTATAGGACAAATTTGCGGATTAGGAAGTGAGGGATATCTCTTAGCTTTACAATATTTTTCAAAAACATTAAAGAACAAATAG
- a CDS encoding formate--tetrahydrofolate ligase, protein MKTDIQIAQEAKIENIIEIARKIGLTEDDIEQYGKYKAKVNLDVLKKLENKKDGKLVLVTAITPTPAGEGKSTVTVGLTQALNKLGKSSIAALREPSLGPVFGMKGGATGGGYAQVIPMEDINLHFTGDLHAIGVAHNLIAACIDNHINSGNALNIDLTKITWKRVVDMNDRALREIVIGLGGKANGVPRESSFQITVASEIMAALCLANSLMDLKEKIRNMVFGYSREGKALTVGDLKIEGAVTALLKEALKPNLVQTLENTPVFIHGGPFANIAHGCNSILATKLALKLSDYTITEAGFAADLGAEKFLDIKCRKGNLKPNCVVIVATVRALKHHGGAKELSEENLEALEKGIANLDKHIENMKKYNLPVVVAINRFVSDTEKELELIDKHCKELDVPVALCEVWAKGGEGGIALAKEVMAQLEKEVDNYTPLYSLDLSIKDKIETIAKEIYGADGVEFSSGAKKMLKTIDELGYGNFPVCMSKTQKSLSDNAALIGRPTGFTVTINELRISAGAGFIVAMAGDIIDMPGLPKKPAAELIDIDENGKIEGLF, encoded by the coding sequence GTGAAGACAGATATACAAATAGCACAAGAAGCAAAAATAGAAAATATAATAGAAATTGCAAGAAAAATAGGACTTACAGAAGATGATATTGAACAATATGGAAAATATAAAGCAAAAGTAAATTTAGATGTTTTAAAAAAATTAGAAAATAAAAAAGATGGAAAACTTGTGTTAGTAACTGCTATTACACCAACACCAGCTGGAGAAGGAAAATCTACAGTAACTGTTGGATTAACTCAAGCGTTAAATAAGCTTGGAAAATCTTCTATTGCAGCCTTAAGAGAACCATCATTAGGACCAGTATTTGGAATGAAAGGTGGAGCTACTGGTGGAGGATATGCTCAAGTAATCCCAATGGAAGATATAAATCTTCATTTTACTGGAGATTTACATGCAATAGGAGTAGCACATAATTTAATAGCTGCTTGTATTGATAATCATATAAACTCTGGTAATGCTTTAAATATAGATTTAACAAAGATTACTTGGAAAAGAGTAGTAGATATGAACGATAGAGCTCTAAGGGAGATTGTTATAGGACTAGGTGGAAAAGCTAATGGTGTTCCTAGAGAATCATCTTTCCAAATAACAGTAGCTTCTGAAATAATGGCAGCTTTATGTTTAGCTAACTCTTTAATGGATTTAAAAGAAAAAATTAGAAATATGGTATTTGGATATTCTAGAGAAGGAAAAGCTCTTACTGTAGGAGATTTAAAAATAGAGGGAGCAGTTACTGCTCTACTAAAAGAAGCATTAAAACCTAATTTAGTTCAAACTTTAGAAAATACACCAGTATTTATCCATGGAGGACCATTTGCTAATATAGCACATGGTTGTAACTCAATATTAGCAACTAAATTAGCATTAAAACTTTCTGATTATACAATAACAGAAGCTGGATTTGCAGCTGATTTAGGAGCTGAAAAATTCTTAGATATCAAATGTAGAAAAGGAAATTTAAAACCAAACTGTGTTGTAATAGTAGCTACAGTTAGAGCCTTAAAGCATCACGGTGGTGCTAAAGAGCTTTCAGAGGAAAATTTAGAGGCTTTAGAAAAAGGAATAGCTAACTTAGACAAACATATAGAGAATATGAAAAAATATAACTTACCAGTAGTAGTAGCTATAAATAGATTTGTAAGTGATACAGAAAAAGAGCTTGAATTAATAGATAAACATTGTAAAGAACTTGATGTTCCAGTAGCTCTATGTGAAGTTTGGGCAAAAGGTGGAGAGGGAGGAATCGCTCTTGCTAAAGAAGTAATGGCTCAATTAGAAAAAGAAGTAGACAACTATACACCACTTTACTCATTAGATTTAAGTATAAAAGATAAAATAGAAACAATAGCTAAAGAGATATATGGTGCTGATGGAGTTGAATTTAGTTCTGGAGCTAAGAAAATGTTAAAAACAATAGATGAGTTAGGATATGGAAATTTCCCAGTATGTATGTCAAAAACTCAAAAATCATTGTCTGACAATGCAGCTTTAATAGGAAGACCTACAGGATTTACTGTTACAATAAATGAATTAAGAATATCAGCAGGAGCTGGATTTATAGTTGCAATGGCTGGAGATATAATTGATATGCCAGGATTACCTAAAAAACCAGCAGCTGAATTAATAGATATAGATGAAAATGGTAAAATAGAAGGTTTATTCTAA
- a CDS encoding FtsW/RodA/SpoVE family cell cycle protein, protein MSVPIEKENLYYKRNQLNKLDKQEAIKRRKKIRNGGIVTILILLVIMSLLNMTSVKLETVYLKGIFSIKSQYMYMFIGIVCFLGISRLNYKYLQEKKIINFLLIISVVSLLGVIIGSKIPSLRKIVPYVNGAIGWIRIGPFSIQPSELMKLPFIIIMAKFLAKGEEEKYSTNGIIANVIAIIFIYCGLVFFQKDLGTTIHYLSIAVFMLFMSRISMKAILITSSFCGIGAGLLFYYIMFIGDKLSYNYRFRRVVSYLNGILKNEYDLDIGYQVAQSLMAFGRGGILGEGYANGVQKYNYLPEANTDFILSTFGEEFGFIGMVLILFLFLLLFNNIKRTAMETHDYFGKYLAIGIGGYIITQVLINIYVTLGMLPVFGIPMPLFSSGGTSILTIFLSLGIIININRQR, encoded by the coding sequence ATGAGTGTACCAATAGAAAAGGAAAACTTATATTACAAAAGAAATCAACTGAATAAGTTAGATAAACAGGAAGCAATAAAAAGAAGAAAAAAAATTAGAAATGGTGGAATAGTAACTATTTTAATTTTATTGGTAATAATGAGTTTACTGAATATGACAAGTGTAAAATTAGAAACTGTATACTTAAAAGGAATATTCTCTATAAAAAGTCAATATATGTACATGTTTATAGGAATAGTTTGTTTTTTAGGAATTTCTAGATTAAATTATAAATATCTTCAAGAGAAAAAAATAATCAATTTTTTATTAATTATTTCAGTAGTTTCTCTTTTAGGAGTAATAATAGGATCTAAAATTCCTTCTCTTAGAAAAATTGTTCCCTATGTAAATGGTGCAATTGGTTGGATAAGAATAGGACCATTTAGTATTCAACCTTCAGAATTGATGAAACTACCTTTTATAATAATTATGGCTAAATTCTTAGCAAAAGGTGAAGAGGAAAAATATTCAACAAATGGAATAATAGCAAATGTTATTGCAATAATTTTTATATATTGTGGATTGGTATTTTTTCAAAAAGATTTAGGAACTACTATTCACTATTTATCAATAGCAGTTTTTATGCTGTTTATGAGTCGTATAAGTATGAAAGCTATTTTAATTACTTCATCTTTTTGTGGAATTGGAGCTGGACTTCTATTTTATTATATAATGTTTATAGGGGATAAATTATCATATAACTATAGATTTAGAAGAGTGGTTAGTTACTTAAATGGAATTTTAAAAAATGAATATGATTTGGATATAGGTTATCAAGTAGCTCAATCTCTAATGGCTTTTGGACGTGGTGGAATATTAGGAGAGGGATATGCCAATGGAGTTCAAAAATATAACTATCTTCCAGAAGCAAATACAGATTTTATTTTATCCACTTTTGGAGAAGAGTTTGGATTTATAGGAATGGTTTTAATTCTTTTTCTATTTTTGTTACTTTTTAATAATATAAAAAGAACAGCTATGGAAACACATGATTATTTTGGAAAATATTTAGCTATTGGAATAGGTGGATATATAATAACTCAAGTACTTATAAATATCTATGTAACTTTAGGAATGTTACCAGTTTTTGGTATTCCTATGCCTCTTTTTAGTTCAGGGGGAACTTCCATTTTAACTATATTTTTATCTTTAGGAATAATAATAAATATAAATAGACAAAGATAG